The following are encoded in a window of Castanea sativa cultivar Marrone di Chiusa Pesio chromosome 5, ASM4071231v1 genomic DNA:
- the LOC142636002 gene encoding uncharacterized protein LOC142636002, producing MHSLKEMFGEQGRSARQEIMRQIYNTKMAEGSSVREHCLWTIANLNTLEVLGADIDGESQVDMILYSLPDSFKEFKLNYNMNKKIYSLSELMNELVAAEGILGTSNVEANVSEASTSQPKSKGKGKKKKKKDFTKKDGKKIALGVANKGKKTQRKCFHCGEKGH from the coding sequence atgcatagtctgaaggagatgtttggtgagcaaggtcgttctgcaaggcaagaaatcatgaggcaaatttataataccaaaatggctgaaggaaGTTCAGTAAGGGAGCATTGTCTTTGGACGATTGCTAATCTGAATAcgttagaagttttaggtgccgacattgatggagaatcccaagtggatatgatactttATTCACTACCGGactcattcaaggaattcaaactcaattataatatgaacaaaaagatttattctttgtctgaattaatgaatgagttagtggcggcggaaggcatccttggtacttctaatgttgaagccaatgtgagtgaagcttctacttctcaacctaagtcgaaaggcaagggtaagaagaagaagaagaaggacttcactaagaaagatggtaaaaaaattgccttaggagttgccaacaaaggaaagaaaacccaaagaaagtgtttccattgtggtgagaaaggacattag